From Bacteroidota bacterium:
CCTGCTTGGAGGGGTTTTTTTATCTTCAGGCCGCTTGGGGCTCAAGCTGCTGGCGCAGCTCCCGCAGAGCCTCCCTCAGGGATCGAGGGCGATAGCCTAACTCGGTCTCCGCCTTGAGGATGACAAAGCCCGTTCGAGGTGGACGTGGGGCGTATTGGCCCAATTGCTCGGACCTACAGGGTTCGATACGATCCGGATCTAAATCGAAGGCTTCCGCCACACATCGGGCAAAGTCGTAGACGCTCAGCAGCTCGCGTCCGGAAAGATGGTAAATACCGCGGGCGCCGAGCCGGACCAGGCGCTCAATGCCCCGAGCCAGGTCTACGTTGTAAGTGGGGGTGCGGTATTGATCTACAACCACCCGCAGTCGCTCGCCCCTGCGAAGCCGCTCAATGACCCAAAGGGCGATGTTCGGACGCTCCAACCTCTGGGCGGTGCCGTAGACGAGGGCCGTGCGCACGATGGCCCAGTCTACGAGACTGGCGCGCACTTCGTTTTCGGCCGTGAGCTTACAGGCCCCGTAGTAGTTGATCGGATTCGGGGGATCGTCCTCCCGATAGGGGCCGTTTCGGCCATCGAAGACGAAATCCG
This genomic window contains:
- the rfbD gene encoding dTDP-4-dehydrorhamnose reductase — translated: MSLPFGDILPLRVLITGANGLVGQRLVEAFARYARYDVLATGRDAQPRFGNLGAGYVRMDVLKRSDIEQVFADFTPHVVVHAAAMTNVDACERDRALCWRTNVQATQHIVRACERYDSKLVFLSTDFVFDGRNGPYREDDPPNPINYYGACKLTAENEVRASLVDWAIVRTALVYGTAQRLERPNIALWVIERLRRGERLRVVVDQYRTPTYNVDLARGIERLVRLGARGIYHLSGRELLSVYDFARCVAEAFDLDPDRIEPCRSEQLGQYAPRPPRTGFVILKAETELGYRPRSLREALRELRQQLEPQAA